A region of the Roseobacter denitrificans OCh 114 genome:
TCATCGAGCGGGGGTGTAATCCCAAGGACACGCTGCGCGTGACACGATCTGAGCCGCCCTCACGGGCGGGATTGGCGCCGGTTCATCCCTTGTGAATCCATCCGCCGCCGTAGATCCGGCTGCTGTCCGTGTCATAGAAGACGCAGGCCTGGCCCGGGGAAATGCCTTCTTCGGGTGAGGTCAGTTCGACGGTTGCTTCGGTGTCGCTGATCGGGCGGATGATGGCGTCGGTCGGCGGGCGCGTGGAGCGCACCTTAACGGCGAGGTGCCATGCATCCCGGGATTGGAAGGGTTCATCGCCAAGCCAGTTGATTTCGCGCACGGGCACGGTGCGTGTGGAGAGCATGGATTTGGGGCCCACGACGACCTGGCGCGCCTCTGCGTCGAGTTTGATCACGTAAAGCGGTGTGGCAAGCCCGCCGATGCCCAAGCCGCGCCGCTGGCCGATGGTGTAGTTGACCACACCGTCATGTCGCGCCAGAACGCGACCATCGGTATCCACGATATCGCCCGGTGCCGCTGCTTCGGGGCGCAGTTTTCGGATGACGCTCGCGTAATCCCCGTCTGGTACGAAACAGATATCCTGACTGTCGGGTTTGTTGGCCACGCTGAGCCCATATTTTTCGGCGAGCGCACGCGTGTCTTCTTTCGAGGGCAGGTGGCCCAGCGGAAACCTCAAAAAGGCGAGTTGTTCCGGGGTTGTCGAAAACAGGAAATAGCTCTGGTCGCGGTTTGCATCCGCGGCTGAATGAAGTTCGGCGCCGTATGGGCCCGATTTGCGTTGAATATAGTGTCCAGTCGCCATGCAGTCCGCATCAAGGTCCTTGGCGGTTTCCAGCAGATCCTTGAATTTGACGCGTTCATTACAGCGGATGCAGGGAACCGGCGTCGCACCGCCGAGATAGCTCTCTGCGAATTCGTCGATCACCGCGTCCTTGAAGATGTTTTCATAATCCAGAACGTAGTGCGGAAAGCCCATTTTCTCGGAGACACGCCGCGCGTCATGGATATCGAGCCCCGCACAGCACGCACCTTTCTTGGCAAGCGCTGCGCCGTGATCATAAAGCTGCAGGGTGACGCCCACCACATCATAACCTTCTTCTGCCAGCATTGCAGCCACGACAGAACTGTCCACACCCCCTGACATGGCCACGACCACGCGCGTTTCAGCGGGTGGTTTGGCAAAGCCAAGCGAATTTAGCGTCGGCGATGGGTCGAGGGGCATATGTCGTCTCCGGGATATACGAGGGAATATAGGAAAATCCTAATTACTCTCAAGAGCGCGCTTCATCGGTCTTTAAGGTGAATTCGTCAAGCTGTGGCAAACGAGTTGAATATAGGTAAGTGTATGTATCTCAAGAAAGTCGATGGTCCGCGCTCCGTCACCCTTGCGGATGGAACAGTCATGACTCAAGCGGATCTGCCACCAGTGACCACAAGGCGGTGGGTGGCCTCACGTAAAGCGGCTGTTGTGCGCGGGGTGGCCTATGGGCTGATTCCCCAGAAAGAGGCACTGTCGCGCTACCGGATCAGTGAAGATGAATTCCATGAGTGGGTGAAAGCGGTCTCTGAACATGGTGAAGATGCTCTGAAAGCAACAACTTTACAAAAATATAGACAACCTTAAGTTGATAAGCTAGTTTTTGGTATCACGGTAACGTGCAGTTAACCTTTTAAGTTCACGGTTAACGCGAAGATAAAATGATAGGCCTTTGCGGAGATTAATATGCGCGTACTGCTCGTGGAAGATGACCCCACAACGTCGAAGAGTGTCGAGTTGATGCTGACCCATGCAAATCTGAATGTATATGCAACAGACCTGGGAGAAGAGGGGATCGATCTTGCCAAGTTGTATGACTACGACCTGATCCTGCTGGACCTTGATTTGCCCGATATGAATGGTCACGAGGTTCTGCGTCAGTTGCGCCTTGCGCGCATCGAGACCCCGATCCTGATTCTGTCGGGCGCCGATGATACCGAAAACAAGATCAAGGGTTTCGGGTTCGGCGCGGATGACTACCTCACCAAACCGTTCCACCGCGAGGAACTCGTGGCGCGCATCCATGCCATTATTCGCCGCTCGAAAGGGCATTCCCAATCGGTGATCGAGACTGGGCTGATCTCGGTAAACCTGGACGCCAAAACCGTCAGTGTAGACAACAAGACAGTGCATCTGACCGGCAAGGAATACCAGATGCTGGAGTTGTTGTCGCTGCGCAAAGGTACGACGCTGACCAAGGAAATGTTCCTCAACCACCTTTATGGCGGCATGGATGAACCGGAACTCAAGATCATTGATGTTTTCATCTGCAAGCTGCGCAAAAAGCTGAGCAATGCCACAAATGGTGAAAACTACATCGAGACTGTCTGGGGGCGCGGTTATGTCCTGCGAGACCCTGAACCCTCGCAGATTGATGACACGCAACGACTGGCTGTAGGGGCCTGAACAATACCGACAGGCGCGACAGCAATTTCGCGTCTGTTTTGTCAGATCAGTCATTTCGCAAAACAACTGGACCTCTGTGCGACCTATGCCTAACTACGTGTGAGCAAATGGCAATCGAACAGGTCCCATGGATTTCGCCCCCCTTGACAGTCTGACCGAAAAAGCGGCGAAGAAAGAGCTGTCCAAGCTCGCAGATCTTCTGGATCAGGCGAATACCGCGTATCACGCAAACGACGCACCGATTATATCTGACGCTGATTTTGACGCATACAAGCGTCGCAACCTTGCGATTGAAGAACGCTTTCCCCACCTGAAACGCGCCGACAGCCCGACCGATCGCGTCGGCGCAGCGCCGTCAGCCGGTTTTTCCAAGGTGGTTCATTCGATCGCCATGCTGTCACTGGCCAATGCCTTTGACGAGGCAGATGTTTCAGATTTCGTTCAGCGCATTCGCAAACACCTTGGGTTGAGCGATATAGAGGCGTTGAGCTTCACATCAGAGCCAAAGATTGATGGCCTATCACTGTCTCTCAGATATGAAAATGGTACTCTCGTTCAGGCCGCCACCCGTGGCGATGGGGCGATTGGTGAAAACGTCACCGAAAACGCGCGAACAATACCGGATATCCCCGAACAGATCTCAAATGCCCCCGATGTTCTCGAAGTTCGTGGTGAAGTCTATATGTCTCACGCCGATTTCGAAGCGTTGAATGCCAGGCAAGCTTCGGCAGGCGCAAAACTGTTTGCAAATCCCCGGAATGCAGCGGCCGGGTCCTTGCGCCAGCTTGACGCGCGTATCACCCAGAGCAGACCGCTCAGGTTTTTTGCATATGCCTGGGGAACACTCTCCGAGCCTTTGGGGAAGACGCAAATGCAGTCGATCGAACGCCTGCAAAGCTTTGGGTTTCAAACGAATGACTTGACCGAAAAATGCAATGGACCAGAAGAGTTGCTGGCGCAATACCGCCGCATCGAAGAGCGCCGCGCCTCCTTGGATTATGACATTGATGGGGTCGTCTACAAAGTGGATGATCTGGACTTGCAACGTCGGCTGGGCTTTCGCTCCACCACGCCCAGATGGGCCATCGCACATAAATTTCCTGCTGAGCTTGCCTGGACCGAGTTGCAGGGTATCGACATTCAGGTCGGTCGCACCGGTGCGTTATCCCCGGTCGCGCGCTTGAAACCTGTCACTGTCGGCGGTGTCGTCGTGTCAAATGCCACGCTGCACAACGAAGACTACATCGCAGGGCGCGACAATAAGGGCGATGTTATCCGCGGTGGCAAGGATATCCGCGTGGGTGATTTTGTGCAGGTGTACCGTGCGGGGGACGTCATTCCGAAAGTGGCTGACGTTGACCTTAAAAAGCGACCTGCGGATGCAATCCCATATGTCTTTCCGGCAACCTGTCCGGAATGTGGCAGTGACGCGCTGCGCGAGGCAGGCGATGCGGTGCGCAGATGCACCGGAGGCTTGATTTGCCCGGCGCAGGCGGTGGAACGGCTCAAGCATTTCGTATCACGCGCGGCATTCGACATAGACGGTCTGGGTGCCAAGCAGATCGAGCAGTTTTACAAAGATGGTTGGATATCGGAACCGGCTGACATCTTCACGCTGCGCGACCGATTCGGATCCGGCATTCAGCAATTGAAAAACCGTGATGGCTGGGGGGAGAAATCGGCAAACAACCTCTTCGATGCCATTGATGACAAGCGACAGATTCCTTTGGCGCGGCTCATTTTCGCCCTTGGGATTCGCCATGTGGGCGAAGCGGCGTCCAATCTGATCGCGCAACACTATTCTACCTTTGATGCCTTCGAGAAATCGATGCTGGCCGCGCAAGACAAGGACGGCGAGGCATGGGATGACCTGCTCAGCATCGACGGTGTCGGGACGGTCATGGCGCAATCGGTCATTCATGCGATGGGCCAAGCGGCCGAACGTGCATCCATCGACCGCCTCGTGGCCCAATTGGACGTGCAGCCGTCAGAAGCTGTCGTGACGGACGGCAGCCCGGTGGCGGGAAAGACCGTGGTGTTTACGGGCACGCTGAGCAAAATGACCCGCGCGGAAGCCAAATCACGGGCCGAAAGCCTTGGGGCAAGGGTTGCCGGTTCCGTGTCAGCCAAAACCGACTTCCTTGTTGCAGGACCCGGCGCAGGTTCAAAGGCCAAGAAAGCCGCCGAACTCGGTGTTCAAACCCTCGACGAAGACGGCTGGCTGGCACTTATCGAGGGCTTATGAGCGGTCGTCCGGAAGCTCTGTTTGGCCTGTTTTCATCTCTTGAAACCCTTGACGGAGTTGGACCCAAAACAGCTGCGAATTTTGCCGGTCTGGGCGTTCATGCGCCGCGGGATCTGCTTTTCACCTTGCCGATAAACGTCCTCGACCGGCGACACCGCAATACGATTGAAGGGCTTGATTGCCCGACGATAACAACCGTTGCGGTCACCATCGGCGCGCATCGGCCACCCCGCACAAAGGGAGCGGCCTACCGTATTTCTGTTGTCGACGCGGAAGCTGCGTTTCAACTGGTTTTCTTCCATGCGCGGGGCGACTACCTCGCACGTATCTTGCCGCAGGGCAGTCGCCGGGTCGTATCGGGCAAGTTGGAGCGTTTTGACGGGGTGTACCAGATGGTGCATCCCGACTACATCT
Encoded here:
- the mnmA gene encoding tRNA 2-thiouridine(34) synthase MnmA is translated as MPLDPSPTLNSLGFAKPPAETRVVVAMSGGVDSSVVAAMLAEEGYDVVGVTLQLYDHGAALAKKGACCAGLDIHDARRVSEKMGFPHYVLDYENIFKDAVIDEFAESYLGGATPVPCIRCNERVKFKDLLETAKDLDADCMATGHYIQRKSGPYGAELHSAADANRDQSYFLFSTTPEQLAFLRFPLGHLPSKEDTRALAEKYGLSVANKPDSQDICFVPDGDYASVIRKLRPEAAAPGDIVDTDGRVLARHDGVVNYTIGQRRGLGIGGLATPLYVIKLDAEARQVVVGPKSMLSTRTVPVREINWLGDEPFQSRDAWHLAVKVRSTRPPTDAIIRPISDTEATVELTSPEEGISPGQACVFYDTDSSRIYGGGWIHKG
- a CDS encoding DUF1153 domain-containing protein → MYLKKVDGPRSVTLADGTVMTQADLPPVTTRRWVASRKAAVVRGVAYGLIPQKEALSRYRISEDEFHEWVKAVSEHGEDALKATTLQKYRQP
- the ctrA gene encoding response regulator transcription factor CtrA, giving the protein MRVLLVEDDPTTSKSVELMLTHANLNVYATDLGEEGIDLAKLYDYDLILLDLDLPDMNGHEVLRQLRLARIETPILILSGADDTENKIKGFGFGADDYLTKPFHREELVARIHAIIRRSKGHSQSVIETGLISVNLDAKTVSVDNKTVHLTGKEYQMLELLSLRKGTTLTKEMFLNHLYGGMDEPELKIIDVFICKLRKKLSNATNGENYIETVWGRGYVLRDPEPSQIDDTQRLAVGA
- the ligA gene encoding NAD-dependent DNA ligase LigA translates to MDFAPLDSLTEKAAKKELSKLADLLDQANTAYHANDAPIISDADFDAYKRRNLAIEERFPHLKRADSPTDRVGAAPSAGFSKVVHSIAMLSLANAFDEADVSDFVQRIRKHLGLSDIEALSFTSEPKIDGLSLSLRYENGTLVQAATRGDGAIGENVTENARTIPDIPEQISNAPDVLEVRGEVYMSHADFEALNARQASAGAKLFANPRNAAAGSLRQLDARITQSRPLRFFAYAWGTLSEPLGKTQMQSIERLQSFGFQTNDLTEKCNGPEELLAQYRRIEERRASLDYDIDGVVYKVDDLDLQRRLGFRSTTPRWAIAHKFPAELAWTELQGIDIQVGRTGALSPVARLKPVTVGGVVVSNATLHNEDYIAGRDNKGDVIRGGKDIRVGDFVQVYRAGDVIPKVADVDLKKRPADAIPYVFPATCPECGSDALREAGDAVRRCTGGLICPAQAVERLKHFVSRAAFDIDGLGAKQIEQFYKDGWISEPADIFTLRDRFGSGIQQLKNRDGWGEKSANNLFDAIDDKRQIPLARLIFALGIRHVGEAASNLIAQHYSTFDAFEKSMLAAQDKDGEAWDDLLSIDGVGTVMAQSVIHAMGQAAERASIDRLVAQLDVQPSEAVVTDGSPVAGKTVVFTGTLSKMTRAEAKSRAESLGARVAGSVSAKTDFLVAGPGAGSKAKKAAELGVQTLDEDGWLALIEGL